The following proteins come from a genomic window of Streptomyces liliiviolaceus:
- the aepY gene encoding phosphonopyruvate decarboxylase: MISAEDFCDILADRGFTTASGVPCSHFGGPIAHLSTQPGRYVPAPNEGNALAVAAGAALGGQRAYVMLQNSGLGNLINPLTSLVMTYQLPILTFASLRGWPDPASDEPQHAVMGPSTHGILDSVGSPHYTLHAADGIERFTEILDAADKDLADRRAPFVLVERGAIGKAAAQETETPTGLASSTAIRVVTDTCPDASVIATTGFTGRDVFAVADRPGNFYMQGSMGHASSLGLGVALAHPERTVVVLDGDGAALMHLGALSMIGHEAPANLIHVILDNQIHESTGGQSTTSGNTSFPAAALAAGYRTAEGCDNEDALRNAVLRAKAASGPHLISVRTLPRTGAIPPRATNALTPEAIRDRFQQDLQGS; encoded by the coding sequence ATGATCTCCGCTGAAGACTTCTGCGACATCCTCGCCGACCGAGGCTTCACCACCGCCAGCGGTGTGCCCTGCTCCCACTTCGGCGGCCCCATCGCCCACCTCAGCACCCAGCCCGGCCGCTACGTCCCCGCCCCCAACGAGGGCAACGCCCTGGCGGTCGCGGCAGGCGCCGCCCTGGGCGGGCAGCGCGCCTACGTCATGCTGCAGAACTCCGGACTGGGCAACCTCATCAACCCGCTCACCTCACTGGTGATGACCTACCAACTGCCCATCCTCACCTTCGCCAGCCTGCGCGGCTGGCCCGACCCGGCCAGCGACGAGCCGCAGCACGCCGTGATGGGCCCGTCGACGCACGGCATCCTCGACAGCGTCGGCAGCCCGCACTACACGCTGCACGCCGCGGACGGCATCGAGCGGTTCACCGAGATCCTCGACGCCGCGGACAAGGACCTGGCCGACCGGCGGGCCCCCTTCGTCCTTGTCGAACGCGGAGCCATCGGCAAGGCGGCCGCCCAAGAGACCGAGACGCCCACGGGCCTGGCCAGCAGCACCGCGATCCGCGTGGTGACCGACACCTGCCCCGACGCATCCGTCATCGCCACCACCGGCTTCACCGGCCGCGACGTCTTCGCCGTCGCCGACCGCCCCGGAAACTTCTACATGCAGGGCTCCATGGGCCACGCCTCGTCGCTCGGCCTGGGCGTCGCGCTGGCCCACCCCGAACGCACCGTCGTCGTCCTGGACGGCGACGGCGCCGCGCTGATGCACCTCGGCGCCCTGTCGATGATCGGACACGAGGCACCCGCCAACCTGATCCACGTGATCCTCGACAACCAGATCCACGAGTCCACCGGCGGCCAGTCGACCACCTCGGGCAACACCTCGTTCCCGGCCGCGGCCCTCGCAGCCGGCTACCGCACCGCGGAGGGCTGCGACAACGAAGACGCCCTGCGCAACGCGGTCCTGAGGGCCAAGGCCGCCTCCGGGCCGCACCTGATCAGCGTGCGAACCCTGCCGCGCACGGGCGCGATCCCACCGCGGGCAACCAACGCCCTCACCCCGGAAGCCATCCGCGACCGCTTCCAGCAGGACCTGCAGGGCAGCTGA
- a CDS encoding DedA family protein, with translation MLNLAASPLLDAEQLISTFGLLGIMATVFAESGLIVCFFLPGDSLLFTAGLLVANDQILHQPLWVVMLAIAVAAVLGDQFGYAFGRKIGPALFRRPNSRFFKQESAERAQEFMLKHGPKALVMARFIPVFRTFIPITAGVGRMTYRTFFLFNVIGAVLWSVSLTLVGYYLGQIAFVRDNIEGMVIGIVLISGIPIIIEGIKMRRRSRQAASTDEPAATPQAAATPATETELPRP, from the coding sequence ATGCTGAACCTCGCTGCCTCACCCTTACTCGATGCCGAACAACTCATCTCCACCTTCGGCCTGCTGGGCATCATGGCCACCGTCTTCGCGGAGTCGGGCCTGATCGTCTGCTTCTTCCTGCCCGGCGACTCACTGCTGTTCACCGCAGGCCTCCTGGTCGCCAACGACCAGATCCTTCACCAGCCCCTATGGGTGGTCATGCTCGCCATCGCCGTCGCCGCCGTCCTGGGCGACCAGTTCGGCTATGCCTTCGGCCGCAAGATAGGCCCCGCACTGTTCAGGCGGCCCAACTCCCGCTTCTTCAAGCAGGAGAGCGCCGAACGCGCGCAGGAATTCATGCTCAAGCACGGCCCCAAAGCCCTGGTGATGGCCCGCTTCATCCCGGTGTTCCGCACCTTCATCCCCATCACCGCAGGCGTCGGCCGCATGACCTACCGGACGTTCTTCCTGTTCAACGTCATCGGTGCCGTCCTGTGGTCCGTCAGCCTCACCCTGGTCGGCTACTACCTCGGCCAGATCGCCTTCGTCCGCGACAACATCGAAGGCATGGTCATCGGCATCGTCCTGATCTCCGGTATCCCGATCATCATCGAGGGCATCAAGATGAGGCGCCGCAGCCGCCAGGCAGCGTCCACCGACGAACCGGCGGCCACACCCCAGGCCGCCGCGACACCCGCCACGGAAACGGAGCTGCCCCGCCCATGA
- a CDS encoding ketoacyl-ACP synthase III family protein — protein sequence MKTTDIRIAGLGTYIPEIVDAQKAVALGLYDADDYEWYGWTGAAVADDMPAPDMAVAAARQAMERSQTHPHDIDMHIHACGHEQGPEGWSPQHYILRHITDRDVPSFRVWQACSGLIGSLELAACYLQAVPERTTALLTGADNVGTPNFNRWAFGIQNGVLGDAGSAVLLSKTDGFASLLSINTGSTAEVEEQYRGAEPLFPPSLTVGRSMDFKERLAAAGGLEETVAEVVRRQGELRTEIALRTLAEAGLEPADVTRVAHVFTGQESYLKVILDPMGLSTDLGLLDFGRNLGHLTVNDQIVGLDHLVATSQVGPGDHVLIVAHGGGVSITCAVVRIDHRPHWAQ from the coding sequence GTGAAGACCACAGACATCCGCATAGCCGGTCTCGGCACCTACATCCCCGAGATCGTCGACGCCCAAAAGGCCGTCGCACTCGGCCTGTACGACGCCGACGACTACGAGTGGTACGGCTGGACCGGCGCGGCCGTCGCCGACGACATGCCCGCACCCGACATGGCCGTCGCCGCAGCCCGCCAGGCCATGGAACGCTCCCAGACTCACCCGCACGACATCGACATGCACATCCACGCCTGCGGCCACGAGCAGGGCCCAGAAGGCTGGTCGCCGCAGCACTACATCCTGCGCCACATCACCGACCGCGACGTGCCCTCCTTCCGCGTCTGGCAGGCCTGCAGCGGCCTGATCGGCTCGCTGGAACTGGCCGCCTGCTACCTCCAGGCCGTCCCCGAGCGCACCACCGCCCTGCTCACCGGTGCCGACAACGTCGGCACCCCGAACTTCAACCGGTGGGCCTTCGGCATCCAGAACGGCGTGCTGGGCGACGCCGGCAGCGCCGTCCTGCTGTCCAAGACCGACGGCTTCGCCAGCCTGCTGTCCATCAACACCGGCTCCACCGCCGAGGTCGAGGAGCAGTACCGGGGCGCCGAGCCGCTCTTCCCCCCGTCGTTGACGGTCGGACGCAGCATGGACTTCAAGGAACGTCTGGCTGCCGCCGGTGGTCTGGAGGAGACCGTCGCCGAAGTCGTACGCCGCCAGGGCGAACTGCGGACCGAGATAGCCCTGCGCACCCTGGCCGAAGCCGGCCTCGAACCGGCGGACGTCACCCGCGTCGCCCACGTCTTCACCGGCCAGGAGAGCTACCTCAAGGTCATCCTCGACCCGATGGGCCTCTCAACCGACCTGGGACTGCTCGACTTCGGCCGCAACCTCGGCCACCTGACGGTCAACGACCAGATCGTCGGCCTCGACCACCTCGTCGCCACCAGCCAGGTCGGGCCAGGCGACCACGTCCTCATCGTCGCCCACGGCGGCGGAGTCTCCATCACCTGCGCCGTCGTACGCATCGACCACCGACCCCACTGGGCCCAATAG
- a CDS encoding type I polyketide synthase, whose amino-acid sequence MPHDPTPAADPVSEPIAIIGMAGRFADATSPQELWKMLLEGRDAITEIPSERYDIDAVYDPAPRTPGRTVSRWGGLLRDIDAFDAEFFGVSPREADRMDPQQRLLLETAYEALEDAGQSAARLAGSDAGVFIGQLGGDYWHLQYDRRDQLDLYAMTGAASRAITSGRLSYAFDLRGPSFTVDTACSSALVAVHNAVQALRLGECHLAIAGGVNIVLLPEEGVVYSGAGMLASDGRCKFGDASGDGFVRSDGIGAVILKPLKAALADGDRIRAVIRGSAIGNDGQSSGYLVTPAVEGQRDVLVRAYANAGIDPADVDYIEAHGTGTSVGDPVELQALADVIGPRAGDERCLVGSIKTNIGHAEAAAGIAGLIKAILCLEHGTVPPNLHLNNPNPAVAWDELPLQIPTQATALPDRDRPHVAAVSSFGFSGTNAHLVLEAAPVPQTEAPHDQEPARTELLTLSALSPEALVDAARRMADHLTGDGAAQSLRDISHSAALRRTLHDARLAVPVDNHSEAADALRAFADGQDEPGLSYSDYTDPTSPPRIAFVFPGQGSQWVGMGRQLLNTEPVFHDVMWECDAAIRTETGWSVIDLLRFGDEGRFKELDVIQPTLWAMEIALAQLWRSWGVEPDVVIGHSMGESAAAYIAGSLSLTDAAAVICRRSRLAKRLSGRGTMAWVGLPAEDAARALAGYEDKVAVAAINSPTSTLLSGDGDALAKVLADLDTREVANRRVNVDFASHCPQMDALRDDLLAELAHLTPGPGTIPLHSTLLNEVIDGSAMNADYWVRNIRQPVDFVGAVRGQLALGDTVFIEVSPHPLLVNGIRETGRADGQEVTAVGSLRRQDDERGCLLTFAALLHTAGVPLTFDALTGPGSYVPLPTYPWQRTRHWIDPAPNAAEPSAPTLADAATPRPSTAAAASHPLLGTELAGEGTTRIWQGPLDLTRNAYLRDHRIQDTIILPGTAHLELVGAASRIVLGDGALSLADVHYHRALFLEESAPPPQVRVVVATPAADGSLHCSIYSRDADTDSVDWTLHTEATARHLTAQAAAGAEPLDAIRGRCGEHQDAADFYPWNAARGNQWNGAFQGVAELWRTDGEVLAHLICPAELREGLEQHHFHPALLDASGHSMAAARPLTAPGEEGVFVLGGIDEVRFFGRPTASMHSHARLLPAPREDSFSADIDIRDDDGGLLAQMRGLRLQYLAGHAPAPLTPHHEDTTVTATEAVPPVLASVGQESWLHTLTWEAAPHQGSATARQPDGFWLVLTDSGPTGRSLIRELTWRGERVIAITAAAGRMAGAGERYRLDPANPDHYVDTLADIAREGTCRGVIHLWALDAQVGLDATATEIGRTQLLTGHSVLHLMRALDKHSLGHPPLWLITQLAQSTSPADTVRNPFQAPLWGLGRTLAAETPALSPRLVDLDRSPDSIPALADLLQKPDTEDQTALRDGQRLAARLRPAPAAADGPRNLSLPTPGVLDDLGLQPAAHRPLGPDDVRIQVAHAGVNYRDVLLTLGMYPGQDDQPPTLGWECAGTVTETGSRVTDVAIGDEVIAFADGSLASEVVTRACLTAPKPARLTSAQAATLPASYLTAYHALHDLARIDRGDKILIHSATGGTGLAALNVARWKGARIYATAGSDAKRQLLAKLGVDRVADSRSLDFADTFRPAVGENGFDVILNTLAGEAIPANLSLMAPYGHYLELSKRDILDDNPLPLGAFARNLSFHAVDVVHMIQNAPERAGRILRAAAALVERGDLQPLPHTEFPADQAADAFRLMAQSRHTGKIVLSFSHHAAVNAPSAARTPAVAIHGEGTYLVTGGAGGIGGRLALWLADQGARHLLLTGRSPLPATGTPLPADHPHAAALAVLDELAERGVSVQYEAADVADHHAMQGLLTGRHRQGLPPVRGVFHAAGVIDYAPLSDMTPADLDTVLAAKVSGAWNLHRLLHDQEVDAFVLFSSGSAILSSPMLGGYAAGNAFLDALAHHRDAHGRPATVINWGFWDSVGMVARKEQQEDRTLLPQGMSSFSPDDGFAVLGGILAEGRLHTAVLRADWPAWARAYPTAATVPLLQHLTATSRPAASGPADPAPVIAAPAPAVPAPVAVETPAPSKPASKPAPAAATPKKARIPAPRSADTGQTPAAVAPSTELLESVKREVAVVMGLKPERLNISRPLNRLGMDSLMAVELRNRIQREYQVKLPMVQLLKDGTITTVVQALAAELNSANPSASQPETAPAPTTPAAPAPAAPRVPAPAAVSPVPVQPEKTAAPQPKPELQAQSVEDDAVPVNGTDDTVLAFVKEAVAVVMGLRAERLNVSRPLNRLGMDSLMAVELRNRIEREYQVKLPMVQLLKDGTITTVVQALTAELNSANASA is encoded by the coding sequence ATGCCGCACGACCCCACACCTGCCGCAGACCCTGTCAGCGAACCGATCGCCATCATCGGCATGGCCGGCCGGTTCGCCGACGCCACCAGCCCTCAGGAACTGTGGAAGATGCTCCTGGAGGGCCGCGACGCCATCACCGAAATACCCTCAGAGCGCTACGACATCGACGCGGTCTACGATCCCGCCCCCCGTACGCCCGGGCGCACCGTCAGCCGGTGGGGCGGCCTCCTGCGTGACATCGACGCCTTCGACGCGGAGTTCTTCGGAGTCTCTCCCCGCGAGGCCGACCGCATGGACCCCCAGCAGCGGCTGCTGCTGGAAACCGCCTACGAAGCACTCGAAGACGCCGGACAGTCCGCCGCCCGCCTCGCGGGCTCCGACGCGGGAGTCTTCATCGGACAACTCGGCGGCGACTACTGGCACTTGCAGTACGACCGGCGTGACCAACTCGACCTGTACGCGATGACCGGCGCCGCCTCCCGCGCCATCACCTCCGGCCGCCTGTCCTACGCCTTCGACCTGCGCGGACCCAGCTTCACCGTCGACACCGCCTGCTCCTCCGCCCTGGTCGCCGTGCACAACGCCGTACAGGCCCTGCGCCTGGGCGAATGCCACCTGGCGATCGCCGGTGGCGTGAACATCGTCCTGCTCCCGGAAGAAGGCGTCGTCTACTCCGGCGCGGGGATGCTCGCCAGCGACGGACGCTGCAAGTTCGGCGACGCCTCCGGTGACGGATTCGTCCGCAGCGACGGCATCGGCGCCGTCATCCTCAAGCCGCTGAAGGCTGCCCTCGCCGACGGCGACCGCATCCGCGCCGTCATCCGCGGCTCCGCCATCGGCAACGACGGCCAGAGCTCCGGCTACCTCGTCACCCCCGCCGTCGAAGGCCAGCGCGACGTGCTCGTACGCGCCTACGCCAACGCCGGCATCGACCCCGCCGACGTCGACTACATCGAGGCCCACGGCACCGGCACCAGCGTCGGCGACCCTGTAGAGCTGCAGGCCCTCGCCGACGTGATCGGCCCCCGCGCCGGCGACGAGCGCTGCCTGGTCGGCTCCATCAAGACCAACATCGGTCACGCCGAGGCCGCCGCCGGCATCGCCGGACTCATCAAGGCAATCCTGTGCCTGGAACACGGCACCGTGCCGCCCAACCTGCACCTGAACAACCCCAACCCGGCCGTGGCCTGGGACGAACTGCCGCTGCAGATCCCCACGCAGGCCACCGCGCTGCCCGACCGAGACCGCCCGCACGTCGCCGCGGTCAGCAGCTTCGGCTTCTCCGGAACCAACGCCCACCTGGTCCTCGAAGCAGCCCCCGTACCCCAGACCGAAGCCCCGCACGACCAGGAGCCGGCTCGCACCGAACTGCTGACTCTGTCCGCACTGAGCCCCGAGGCCCTCGTCGACGCCGCCCGCCGCATGGCGGACCACCTCACCGGCGACGGAGCCGCCCAGAGCCTGCGCGACATCAGCCACTCCGCAGCACTGCGCCGCACCCTGCACGACGCACGCCTGGCCGTCCCCGTCGACAATCACAGCGAAGCAGCCGACGCCCTGCGCGCCTTCGCCGACGGGCAGGACGAACCCGGCCTGTCCTACAGCGACTACACCGACCCCACCAGCCCGCCCAGGATCGCGTTCGTCTTCCCCGGGCAGGGCTCGCAGTGGGTCGGCATGGGACGCCAACTCCTCAACACCGAGCCCGTCTTCCACGACGTGATGTGGGAGTGCGACGCCGCCATCCGCACCGAGACCGGCTGGTCGGTCATCGACCTCCTGCGCTTCGGTGACGAGGGCCGCTTCAAGGAACTCGACGTCATCCAGCCCACCCTGTGGGCCATGGAGATCGCCCTCGCCCAGCTGTGGCGTTCCTGGGGCGTCGAGCCCGACGTGGTCATCGGCCACAGCATGGGCGAGTCCGCCGCGGCCTACATCGCCGGATCCCTCAGCCTCACCGATGCCGCCGCCGTCATCTGCCGCCGCAGCCGCCTCGCCAAGAGGCTCTCCGGACGCGGCACCATGGCTTGGGTCGGGCTGCCCGCCGAGGATGCCGCCCGCGCGCTGGCCGGCTACGAGGACAAGGTCGCCGTCGCGGCGATCAACAGCCCCACCTCCACCCTGCTGTCCGGTGACGGAGACGCCCTCGCCAAGGTGCTGGCCGACCTCGACACCCGCGAGGTCGCCAACCGCCGTGTCAACGTGGACTTCGCCTCCCACTGCCCGCAGATGGACGCCCTGCGCGACGACCTCCTGGCCGAACTGGCACACCTGACCCCCGGGCCGGGCACCATCCCGCTGCACTCCACCCTGCTCAACGAAGTCATCGACGGGTCGGCCATGAACGCCGACTACTGGGTACGCAACATCCGCCAGCCCGTCGACTTCGTCGGCGCCGTCCGCGGGCAACTCGCCCTCGGCGACACCGTATTCATCGAAGTCAGCCCACACCCCCTGCTGGTCAACGGCATCCGGGAGACCGGACGCGCGGACGGCCAGGAAGTGACGGCCGTCGGCAGCCTGCGCCGCCAGGACGACGAACGCGGCTGCCTGCTCACCTTCGCCGCCCTGCTGCACACCGCGGGCGTGCCGCTCACCTTCGACGCCCTGACGGGACCCGGCTCCTACGTGCCCCTGCCGACCTACCCGTGGCAGCGCACCCGGCACTGGATCGACCCCGCCCCCAACGCTGCCGAACCGTCCGCTCCTACCCTGGCCGACGCGGCGACTCCGCGCCCTTCGACCGCTGCCGCCGCATCGCATCCGCTGCTGGGCACGGAGCTCGCAGGCGAGGGCACCACCCGGATCTGGCAGGGTCCCCTGGACCTGACGCGCAACGCCTATCTGCGGGACCACCGCATCCAGGACACGATCATCCTGCCCGGCACCGCCCACCTCGAACTCGTCGGCGCAGCCTCGCGCATCGTGCTCGGCGACGGCGCGCTGTCACTGGCCGACGTGCACTACCACCGTGCCCTGTTCCTGGAAGAGTCCGCACCGCCGCCCCAGGTACGGGTCGTCGTCGCCACCCCCGCCGCCGACGGCAGCCTGCACTGCTCCATCTACAGCCGGGACGCCGACACCGACAGCGTCGACTGGACGCTGCACACCGAGGCCACCGCCCGCCACCTCACCGCGCAGGCCGCGGCCGGAGCCGAACCCCTGGACGCCATCCGCGGCCGGTGCGGCGAGCACCAGGACGCCGCCGACTTCTACCCCTGGAACGCCGCACGCGGCAACCAGTGGAACGGCGCCTTCCAGGGCGTGGCCGAACTGTGGCGTACCGACGGGGAAGTCCTCGCCCACCTGATCTGCCCCGCCGAGCTGCGCGAGGGCCTGGAACAGCACCACTTCCACCCCGCCCTTCTCGACGCCAGCGGCCACTCCATGGCCGCCGCCCGGCCGCTGACCGCCCCCGGCGAGGAAGGCGTCTTCGTCCTCGGAGGCATCGACGAAGTCCGCTTCTTCGGCCGGCCGACCGCCTCCATGCACAGCCACGCCCGCCTGCTGCCCGCCCCCCGCGAAGACTCCTTCAGCGCCGACATCGACATCCGCGACGACGACGGCGGGCTGCTGGCCCAGATGCGCGGCCTGCGCCTGCAATACCTGGCCGGCCACGCCCCCGCACCGCTGACACCGCACCACGAGGACACCACTGTGACCGCCACCGAAGCCGTCCCGCCCGTACTCGCCTCCGTCGGACAGGAGTCCTGGCTGCACACCCTCACCTGGGAAGCCGCCCCGCACCAGGGTTCGGCCACCGCCCGGCAGCCGGACGGCTTCTGGCTGGTGCTGACCGACAGCGGCCCCACCGGCCGTTCCCTCATCCGTGAACTGACCTGGCGCGGCGAGCGCGTCATCGCCATCACCGCAGCGGCCGGCCGTATGGCCGGAGCGGGCGAGCGCTACCGCCTCGACCCCGCCAACCCCGACCACTACGTCGACACCCTGGCCGACATCGCCCGTGAGGGCACCTGCCGCGGCGTCATCCACCTGTGGGCGCTCGACGCGCAGGTCGGCCTCGACGCCACCGCCACCGAGATCGGCCGCACCCAACTCCTCACCGGCCACAGCGTCCTGCACCTGATGAGGGCCCTGGACAAGCACTCCCTCGGCCACCCGCCGCTCTGGCTGATCACCCAGCTCGCCCAGTCCACCAGCCCCGCCGACACGGTCCGCAACCCCTTCCAGGCACCCCTGTGGGGCCTGGGCCGCACCCTCGCCGCCGAGACCCCGGCTCTCAGCCCCCGCCTGGTCGACCTCGACCGGTCCCCGGACAGCATCCCCGCCCTGGCCGACCTGCTGCAGAAGCCCGACACGGAAGACCAGACGGCACTGCGCGACGGCCAGCGTCTCGCCGCCCGCCTGCGCCCGGCCCCCGCCGCCGCCGACGGACCGCGGAACCTGTCACTGCCCACCCCCGGCGTCCTGGACGACCTTGGTCTCCAGCCCGCCGCGCACCGGCCCCTCGGACCCGACGACGTCCGCATCCAGGTCGCCCACGCCGGAGTCAACTACCGCGACGTCCTGCTGACCCTGGGCATGTACCCAGGACAGGACGACCAGCCGCCGACCCTCGGCTGGGAGTGCGCGGGCACCGTCACCGAGACCGGCAGCCGCGTCACCGACGTCGCCATCGGCGACGAGGTCATCGCCTTCGCCGACGGCTCCCTGGCCAGCGAAGTCGTCACGCGGGCCTGCCTGACCGCTCCCAAACCGGCCCGCCTCACCTCAGCGCAGGCCGCGACGCTGCCCGCCTCCTACCTGACCGCTTACCACGCGCTGCACGACCTCGCCCGTATCGACCGCGGCGACAAGATCCTCATCCACTCCGCCACCGGCGGCACCGGACTTGCCGCCCTTAACGTCGCCCGCTGGAAGGGCGCCCGGATCTACGCCACCGCCGGAAGCGACGCCAAGCGCCAACTCCTCGCCAAGCTCGGCGTCGACCGCGTCGCCGACTCCCGCAGCCTGGACTTCGCCGACACCTTCCGCCCAGCCGTCGGCGAGAACGGCTTCGACGTCATCCTCAACACCCTGGCGGGCGAGGCCATCCCGGCCAACCTCTCCCTGATGGCGCCCTACGGGCACTACCTCGAACTGAGCAAGCGCGACATCCTCGACGACAACCCGCTGCCCCTGGGCGCGTTCGCCCGCAACCTGTCCTTCCATGCCGTCGACGTCGTCCACATGATCCAGAACGCGCCGGAGCGTGCCGGACGCATCCTGCGCGCCGCAGCCGCCCTGGTCGAACGCGGCGACCTGCAGCCCCTGCCGCACACGGAATTCCCCGCCGACCAGGCCGCTGACGCGTTCCGGCTCATGGCCCAGTCCCGCCACACCGGCAAGATCGTCCTGTCGTTCAGCCACCACGCCGCCGTCAACGCGCCGTCGGCAGCCCGTACACCGGCCGTCGCCATCCACGGCGAAGGCACCTACCTGGTGACCGGGGGAGCAGGCGGTATCGGCGGCCGGCTCGCCCTGTGGCTCGCCGACCAGGGCGCCCGCCACCTCCTGCTCACCGGCCGCAGCCCCCTGCCCGCTACCGGGACCCCGCTGCCCGCCGACCACCCGCACGCCGCTGCGCTCGCCGTCCTCGACGAACTCGCCGAGCGCGGCGTCAGCGTGCAGTACGAGGCCGCCGACGTCGCCGACCACCACGCCATGCAGGGGTTGCTGACCGGCCGCCACCGCCAGGGCCTGCCGCCCGTCCGCGGCGTCTTCCACGCGGCGGGCGTCATCGACTACGCCCCGCTCAGCGACATGACCCCCGCCGACCTCGACACGGTCCTGGCGGCCAAGGTCTCCGGAGCCTGGAACCTGCACCGCCTCCTGCACGACCAGGAAGTCGACGCGTTCGTACTCTTCTCCTCCGGCTCAGCGATCCTCAGCTCGCCCATGCTCGGCGGCTACGCGGCTGGCAACGCCTTCCTCGACGCCCTGGCCCACCACCGCGACGCACACGGCCGACCGGCCACCGTCATCAACTGGGGCTTCTGGGACAGCGTGGGCATGGTGGCCCGCAAGGAACAGCAGGAAGACCGCACCCTCCTGCCCCAGGGAATGTCCTCCTTCAGCCCCGACGACGGCTTCGCCGTCCTGGGTGGCATCCTCGCCGAAGGGCGCCTGCACACCGCCGTCCTGCGCGCCGACTGGCCCGCCTGGGCACGCGCCTACCCGACGGCGGCCACCGTGCCGCTGCTGCAGCACCTCACCGCCACGAGCCGCCCGGCCGCGTCCGGCCCGGCCGACCCGGCACCGGTCATCGCAGCCCCGGCCCCGGCGGTGCCCGCACCCGTCGCGGTAGAGACACCCGCCCCGAGCAAGCCCGCGTCGAAGCCCGCACCCGCCGCGGCGACGCCGAAGAAGGCCCGCATCCCCGCCCCCCGGTCGGCCGACACCGGGCAGACACCCGCAGCTGTCGCGCCGAGCACGGAACTGCTGGAGTCGGTCAAGCGGGAAGTGGCCGTGGTGATGGGTCTGAAGCCCGAGCGACTCAACATCAGCCGACCGTTGAACCGGCTCGGTATGGATTCGCTGATGGCGGTGGAGCTGCGCAACCGCATCCAGCGCGAATATCAGGTGAAGCTGCCGATGGTGCAGCTGTTGAAGGACGGCACGATCACCACGGTCGTCCAGGCCCTGGCCGCCGAACTCAACTCCGCCAACCCCTCGGCCTCCCAGCCCGAGACAGCGCCTGCCCCGACAACCCCCGCCGCGCCTGCCCCGGCAGCTCCCCGTGTGCCCGCACCGGCAGCCGTATCCCCGGTCCCGGTCCAGCCCGAGAAGACCGCCGCTCCGCAGCCGAAGCCGGAACTGCAGGCGCAGTCGGTCGAGGACGACGCGGTACCGGTCAACGGCACCGACGACACGGTGCTGGCCTTCGTGAAGGAAGCGGTGGCGGTCGTGATGGGGCTGCGAGCGGAGCGCCTCAACGTCAGCCGACCGTTGAACCGGCTCGGTATGGATTCGCTGATGGCGGTGGAGCTGCGTAACCGCATCGAGCGGGAGTACCAGGTGAAGCTGCCGATGGTGCAGCTGTTGAAGGACGGCACGATCACCACGGTCGTCCAGGCGCTGACCGCCGAACTCAACTCAGCCAACGCCTCGGCCTGA